The genomic stretch TGTCTGCTGGGATACTAAGCATTAGGGCCATGGGCATGAGGAGTAAGACCCAACCCTTGTACTTGCAGCCTGCGGGAAATTCTCCAATAACCAGTGGATAGGAATTAGGTTTATGGAAGGGACCATTTCAAATAATGACTCATGTGGAGGCTAGAGGTTTTAGAGGAGGACTTACTGGCATGTTTCACAAAAGTATAAAAAACTACTGCTCTCTGACTTCTGGTTAGCAtatagatggtgaaggactgtcCCCTTCATTCAGTCTGTCTCTGTATTACAGATGAAACACTCTGATGTCTGGGACTGGCTTCCCGTGAATACTGGGTGGGAGAGCAAAGTGGATGGAGGTATGGATGGGACAGGACTAGGCACAGGCTGCTGGTTAATAGGCTTGGGTGATAGAcaggtctctgtgtgtgtttaggTGGGGGGGGGTGCATTATACTGCTCTGTCTACTTTTAAAATTCCTCCATATAAAGATATTTCTTGCATGACTCCTTAAATAAGTCAATCTATTTTGGCTGcaaataccattttccatagcTACCTAGGAATGTCAACGCTCTATTAATCAGTATCTAGGCCACCTCTGGAGCTCTTAAAGCTCTGTGTACTATAAgctctcaagaaaagaaaatatttcttgtcACTGTGCTGCACATAAATAAATGCTGCCTAAATGTAAATCTAAGATTACCAAACTCTGTTAAGTCTACCAAACCTAGGCACCCCATCCATCATTGTATTCTTTctttagcaaaaataaacaggcaTAAATTTAGTGAACTTAATCATGAGTCAGCATGACTTCAGTTCATTGCTACGTATTGGCGACTAGCTTTCTCACCAACCTAAAAACCTGTAGGTTAGAGAAAATGTCAGGTTTGCAACTGGAGACCAGCCTGATTTTCATTCACTGGAAGCTCTGTGGTTACTATCTTGTGTATGCCAGTGTCTGGCACTCCAATAAGGCAGGGATTTCAAAATAATGTCTGCTTTTAGTATCTATCATATTCTAGAcaatgacatgatactgtatcaTCAGAACTGAATGCATGAGCTATAGGTACCCTATTTACAGCAAGGGGATAGGTACACAGGTTTTAAGTGACTCAAGACTGGATAGGAAGTGGCAGCATTGGGTTTCAATTCAGTGTCTTTCTGACTCTATTCCTTACATTCTGTCCACTCTTCTAGACACTAGCATTGGTTCTTTAACTCACACAGCACTTAATAACTTGTCCCAAGGTTGGGGATAAAAGCAGGTGAGGGGAATATAATTGGGgacaaaggaaaataatgatTCTTCATTCTCCGAAAAGAAAGGTGAGCCTGCTAAGGTCTACACAGAATGTGCTTGTGATTggctgctttaaaaaagaaaaatgttgttGGTGAGCAGTGCTCCTTCTTTATGAGAGAACCACATGAAGAGAAAACACGACTTCACCTAGGAGGTATGATCCTTGGGAAAAAACAGTGGTAAGCTACTTGAGAAGAACTTGCTTCACAGTATAACTCCATGAGGAAGACAAAGACAGTCCCCAAGTTTTGTCCCTTGGGAGCCGCATCTAGGTCACTGAGACCTAGTGAAGTAGGCATGCTCTGGACAGCTCAGTCTGATATGGGTTCAGTTTCCAAGGGCTAGTTCAGCTCTGTTCTTTGGTCACAGCTTGTAAGGAGTGTTCTTGCAAATAGGGGCCCTGATCACAGGGGTGCAGGGACTGATGAGAGAATATGAATGATCAGCATGGAAGCAGCCCAGAGGACATCCCCTATTCatgggatgctgctgctgctgctaagtcgcttcagtcgtgtccgactctgtgtgaccccacagacggcagcccaccaggctcctccgtccctgggattctcagggaatcccagggacggaggagcctggtatggaGCATTAAATCTAGAGAAGGCCAATGTTATTAAAGAAATGTTAGGTTTTAGGAAGAGAGGGGGGAAAAGAGAGTAGTGATTTGTTGTTGTGGACTGTGAAACGGGCAGGCTTCTACACTGTCTTGTCTGAAATCTGGGGCTGTGCATAGTGAGTCAACTTATCTCTGCTAGTGTAGGGTTGTAGCTTGGAGCATGATTTTTAGATTAAGGAATTATTTGAAAGTCAGAGATTACACTAGAGTTTGAGTTTTCACTCTTAATTTACTTGATCAcaaattgttttcaaataaaaacgTGTTCTAGAATGTCTTTCCTCTGGGGGGAAAAACAGCTTCCCTCAGCAGTTCTTAGGAAAGTCTCTCAGTTGAAGTCTACCTCACTACATATAAAGCCACATATTTCTCAAGTTGAATATGTCTATCgatttggaaaaataatttttttcattgttttttttgaGGAATGTATTACAAGTACCCAAGGCTTTTCCATATTTGCATTTGATGAGAAGCATCATCAGAAGCAAAACCTTCGGTGTCGTTGCCTCACCTGTGAATAACTGCAAACAAATCCTCAGTTGTTCGAGGTTTGTTGGGAGACACGAACACACTTTCTGCTTCAGCCTGAGAGTCTTCACTTAATGGTGAAATGACAGAGTCATCACTCGGTGACGATTCTTAAATTAAGAACAAAAGCACCTTTAGGAAGAAGTCACCTGACACATTGCTGGGCTTCACTGACTCGGGGAACAATAAACAGCAGTGACATGGCTGCCATTTTTACAATGAAAGAGCTATCTGTCACACTTAGTCCCTCCATAACAAAAGCTTTGATCGTAATTGTTTTTAATAAGTTAAAAAGGAGGAGGGAAAGCAATACCCAGGGCTGTACTGTATTatggggaagggaagaaagaacacTTCAGGAAGTGCCATGAGACACCTTTCCATTGTGACAAAAGTGTCAACAACTGACCTTTCAACGAAACCTCATCCACACTTCCTTGGGTCTCCTCTGCTCCGCTGTTATCAGAGGCACTTTTGGCTGAAATCCCTGAAGCAATATTTTCCTGCTCAGAACACTTTTCAGGGCATGGATTTATAGTTGATATCTCTACTTCGGAGCTGATATTCCCAGGCACTTTGTCATGGTGGTGGCTCATCCCAAGTTGAGGCTTAAGTTGATAGCCTATGTCTGTGACTCGAGTTGGAGAGTCTGACTGAGGTGTGAGCACATCCACAGACTCTGGGGGTGCAGCTTCCTCGCGATCTACAAAAGACAACTTCTGGACCTGCGCTAGGGCTCCATCCGGACCAGCTCCATATTGCAGTGTCTTACCATCTGAATCATTTGGGCGAGCAGCAGAGACCCTCTGAAAGCCTTCTGTGAGAAAGTCACAACTTTTACTTGGTTTGTTTTCTGAAACAGGCTCACTCTCCATATGCATTTGGTCTCTTGTGACACTTGAATCTAGAAGATTGCCACCAGCTGAGGTTACTGTTTCTGGATCACAATGATGCTTCACATCAAAAGTATGTTTTTTTTCTAACTGTAGTTTATCTGGTCCCATCTCAACTGCAGAGGAGTCTAAAAAGGACAGGATGGTATCTTCAGTGGCGTACTGACATGGTAATGATTTCTTCATCACGTGTGGCCTAATCTTACCCGTGGTGACAGTGCTTTCCTCCAGGTAGGGGAGATCTGTGTTGTTGCCTTCTTTTTGCTTAACTTCTTCAGATTTACTGATGGACCTAAGGTTAACTGATTTCAGGACCGTGGGTGTAATTGCAAGAGATGGTGGAGGATTGGACCTCAGAGTTTCTCCTACTGTGTTCTGCTTATTATGACTGAAGACGTGTAGGGGGTGGCGGTGGTGGAATGGTTTGTTCAAGACATTATGAAGAGCACTTAGGTCAAGATGGGTAGGAGGTATAATTGGAAGTTCCAGATCTTTACTCAGTGACAGAGCGCCATCTTTTAAAGAGGGTTGCTGGAGGGAAGATTTCCTTTCTGGGACTTTCGGCTTTCTTTTGCTACCTCCAGGAGACAATGGGCCAGAAAAGAAAGCAGTAGGGAAAGAGGATGTTGGCGTTTCGGACTGGCTGGAATAGCCGCTTGATGGAGATGCCAGGCCAGCCAGCTTTTCTGGTGAAGCAAGTTTAAACTCATTGTCgacagaaggaagggagggggtgGTGGCTCTAGATTCTGACTGGGATGTTTGGGATTCAGAACTCTCTGGAGATTTAATGCATTCGATAACAGTGGTACCCGTAGCAGTGCTTGAATTCGATAAAGATCTGTAAGGGTCATTTGTTTTCAAGTCATTTAGAAGCCAGAGATCTGCATAGTGAGTTGATTCAGCACCTTCATCTTTGAATGGTGGAACATCTGGAGTGTCTAACTGAGGTTCCTTAATACCATGTTCATTCTGGTTCATCCACGAAGGTTCTGGCTTGGTGGGAAGATTGGCATTTTCCATTCGAGAAGGTGTGTTGGAGAAATCGAGAGGCAGCTTCATTTCCCTGGAACTGTGAGGCAGGAGCTGGCCACTGCTTGTCTTTGGTTCTTTCTTCTCAGAAGTGTCTGCATTTCCGTCAGACTTCCTCAATGATGAGCTACGTTTAGGTGGAGTTGGCTTTGCCTTTGGTTTCCTGAAAGAGATGCTTGGTCTCCCCTGCCTCCTGTGGTCTAAGTAGTCCTGCCAGGTGCAGTCTGAAAGTGCAGGAGGAACCCCAATGCCCTGGCCATTCTCCGGGCCCAGGGCTGCATAGTGACAGACATAATTCTTACTGCCTTTGAGACCACAGTCAAAGTGCATGGAGGTGTAGTATCCTTCTGTGTCCACTGAAAAGTGAGAGCTGGTGTCGGCTTTGTCCGACGGAGACTTTTCCAGAAAGCTGTCGTAAGTGGCCATGCTCGTGAAGCTTGGGCAGCCCAGGCTGTCTGCCTTGGGACGCTCAGGACTAAAATCCTGGCGGCAGGAGGCGTCATGATGATGGTGTAGGTAATTCCACTCGCTATCGCTCGTGTTGCTATTGTTGGGGTCATCCAACAGGTCTGCCACCGTGGAGGTAAAGGAGTTTGTCCGGTGGCCTCTCACTTTCTCCAGTTGGTCGTTGTACTGCTCTGTCACGAAGACACTGGTGTCCTCGTTAGCATGAGGGGCCGTGTTGAGTGACAACTCCGAGTCACAGTGTGAAGAGCCAGTGAGGGGAGGCGAAGCTGCAGGAGGGATCGTCTCTGAGGTCTGTGAGGGGCATGTGGAGCTGCTCCCGCTCCAGTTGCCACTGGATGACTGGTGGTCATCTTTCTGGTCCATGTGGCTGCTGAGGAGGACGCCAGCTGTAGAAATGCAGTGGATGGGGCTCCCAAAGGTGTCCGAGTTGGAGGAGATGTCGCAGCTGCCAGAATCGGCTGCCATCCGCGACAGACGAGACCTCCCTCTCTCATTTAACTTGTGCTGGGGGCTGTGCAGATGTTGAGAACAGGCCAGGCTCAAAGCAGGCTGGTGCTCCTGTGCACTGGGGCTGTTGGGGGCCTCACTGCAATCGGGAAGGGTTCTTTCTTGGTCTCCCACGAAAGGCTCCCCTTCTTCATATGCTGAGGGTTTAGCACCAACTTTGGGCTCAGCATCCCCACCTCTGTTGCCCTCCCTGGGAAGGCTCCGAGATCTCGTGCGGCTGCTCACTGCAGTAGTAAACATGGCGTCACCtttgtctgccagtgcagaaatGTTGCCagcagaatgagaaagagaagctGCAATGCTCTGACCCCTTTGAGCTCTGATTCTTCTTCTGGATGGAGCAGCAATCAGAATATCCTCAGTTTGGCACTCTGAGTCCCTGGTTCCAGACCTCCTGTTGACAGTGTTGGAAGGGTCCGGATTTGTGTGCACAATCACATTCCTTTCCCTGGCCACGGGCGATTCATCAGAATCTAGGGCACATGGAAAGCACAGTGAGATACTTCATACATCAACAGATGGACAGACATTCTGAGAGCTGTCCACAAGTCTGGATGCTAGCATGTTGAAGTTattcttacaggaaaaaaaaaccagtgtataaaatgaggagaaagatacaaagagactGCTTTGGGCAGTCTCTGTCCCTTTGCCTCTCCGATTCTCTctctatatacacacaaatacatactgtatgtatgtatgtatatatactaagAGAAGATAAGTATTTAGATCTCTTGTGAATTCTCTCTCTTCACGATCAAATTACTTTACCCCAGTAGgtctaatattttttaagtaaaatacatcttgtttttttggccactatacacttttatttcttgatataagcataatgaaataaaaatcatagaaTTCATTATGATATAATCTTATATATAAGAAATACtatcataataatttttaaaattataggaaGAGATATCTTAAACACATtgaacaaaaaaaatagaaaaactgtaACCAAGGGTATCGTGTTATCAATATTCAATATTTGAATATGCTTAaagtttaccttttaaaataattaatgtcaTACAGTATATCTCTCTTCAGACAAATCTATACTTTTCTAAAAGAGTCTTTCACTGAATCTTGTTTTGCTTAATTTCTACCTTAAGAATGCTTTTACAAGTTAGCAAAATACTATATTTCAGCCATAAAATCTGAATGTGCATGCTGtgcatgctaatttgcttcagtcatgtctgactctttgtgaccctatggactgtagcctgccaggctcccctgtccatgggattctccaggcaagaatactggagtaggttgccatgccctcctccaggggatcttcctgacccaggattgaacccacatctcttatgtctcctgcattggcaggtggattctttaccactagcgccacctggtaagccccaaATCTGAACGTATATGAGTAAATCCATAAAGTCAAGCTTTCATAGTCAAGAATGCAAATTTAAAAGTAATACTACCTGGCCTACTGAACACAAAACAAGTACACATCATTTCAAAACCTCTGTGAGTTACAATAATAGTGGATGTTTTTAAGGAAGCTGGTTAAAGGCTGGCTTTCATTATGTGTCCATATAATTGGCACCTGACAGAATGTTAACCATTAACAGTTTTATACCACACCTATTTCTTGTTGGACTCTCCTGGGGATACCCGAAATGGTTTTCCTCCTCCTCAGTTTTCGTCTCCGCTGTAGCACAGATTGTGAATGAACAAGAGAGCAGCGTATACTAGCCTCTCTGTCAAAACCGACTCCTGCAACCCACAAATAGGTCTCATTAGCCTTTAGGAATGGCAAACAAATTTTCATTTGCTTAGAACACAATGATATTTATtgactggaaggaaggaagagtttGGATTAAGCCTGTAAACAAATATAAGCGAGTCCTTATTCAGCTCTTATTTAAATTATGCTGTAGTACATTAAGCTTTGCTTCTAAATGCAGCTCGCCACAATAGCTTGCACTGCCAAAAGTAACAAGCCAAGAAGGAAAAtcaaaagagagaggagagaaaaataacatCAAAGAATCACTCTCACACAGAAATGGCTCCTTAAGGACTTCTACAACCTTTAGTTACTACTACTTACTGGTCTCTTTCTGGGCTTTCTGAAGTGGATATCTTTGCATAGtacagacagacacatacaccacctgtctctctctctctctctctctctctctctctctctctctcacacacacacacacacacacacacacacacacaccccactacCTGTGAGGAAAACAACAACCTagagatgtgttttttttttatattacctATTTaataattcagattttaaaataacttttgggTGCATCATATTCACTTtacacttttttgtgtgtgtgttctattttttttttttttttgggttttgtcatacattgatatgaatcagccatatgtaacTGCCTATTTCCTCTGCTGCCTAAATTGGACACCTTTTGGTTTAGCAACAGTGTCTCATCAATAAAACATACAAGGCAGTCCCCAGTTCTTCACTTAAGTGGACCTACCTTCTGTGCCGACTGTCAGTAAAGCTG from Cervus elaphus chromosome X, mCerEla1.1, whole genome shotgun sequence encodes the following:
- the NHS gene encoding Nance-Horan syndrome protein isoform X1 translates to MPFAKRIVEPQWLCRQRRPAPDPAEDAIGGSAEPPPPPPLQLPGRRDEAVAPGPEEPPRAPPAPPGPPLPAPTDQAPPPHGEAPAAGEECVAGVLEAASVAGEASSAAATAVLLMLDLCAVSNAALARVLRQLSDVARHACSLFQELESDIQLTHRRVWALQGKLGGVQRVLGTLDPKQEAVPVSNLDVESKLSVYYRAPWHQQRNIFLPATRPPCVEELHRQARQSLQALRREHRSRSDRREQRAAAPISVAAPPLPAYPPAHSQRRREAKDRHFLTFNSTRSPSPTECCHMTPWSRKSHPPEDEDTDVMLGQRPKNPVHNIPSTLDKQTNWSKALPLPTPEEKMKQDAQVISSCIIPINVTGVGFDREASIRCSLVHSQSVLQRRRKLRRRKTISGIPRRVQQEIDSDESPVARERNVIVHTNPDPSNTVNRRSGTRDSECQTEDILIAAPSRRRIRAQRGQSIAASLSHSAGNISALADKGDAMFTTAVSSRTRSRSLPREGNRGGDAEPKVGAKPSAYEEGEPFVGDQERTLPDCSEAPNSPSAQEHQPALSLACSQHLHSPQHKLNERGRSRLSRMAADSGSCDISSNSDTFGSPIHCISTAGVLLSSHMDQKDDHQSSSGNWSGSSSTCPSQTSETIPPAASPPLTGSSHCDSELSLNTAPHANEDTSVFVTEQYNDQLEKVRGHRTNSFTSTVADLLDDPNNSNTSDSEWNYLHHHHDASCRQDFSPERPKADSLGCPSFTSMATYDSFLEKSPSDKADTSSHFSVDTEGYYTSMHFDCGLKGSKNYVCHYAALGPENGQGIGVPPALSDCTWQDYLDHRRQGRPSISFRKPKAKPTPPKRSSSLRKSDGNADTSEKKEPKTSSGQLLPHSSREMKLPLDFSNTPSRMENANLPTKPEPSWMNQNEHGIKEPQLDTPDVPPFKDEGAESTHYADLWLLNDLKTNDPYRSLSNSSTATGTTVIECIKSPESSESQTSQSESRATTPSLPSVDNEFKLASPEKLAGLASPSSGYSSQSETPTSSFPTAFFSGPLSPGGSKRKPKVPERKSSLQQPSLKDGALSLSKDLELPIIPPTHLDLSALHNVLNKPFHHRHPLHVFSHNKQNTVGETLRSNPPPSLAITPTVLKSVNLRSISKSEEVKQKEGNNTDLPYLEESTVTTGKIRPHVMKKSLPCQYATEDTILSFLDSSAVEMGPDKLQLEKKHTFDVKHHCDPETVTSAGGNLLDSSVTRDQMHMESEPVSENKPSKSCDFLTEGFQRVSAARPNDSDGKTLQYGAGPDGALAQVQKLSFVDREEAAPPESVDVLTPQSDSPTRVTDIGYQLKPQLGMSHHHDKVPGNISSEVEISTINPCPEKCSEQENIASGISAKSASDNSGAEETQGSVDEVSLKESSPSDDSVISPLSEDSQAEAESVFVSPNKPRTTEDLFAVIHRSKRKVLGRKDSGDMSVRSKSRASLGSSSSNSAGSVTSPNSNVTTPNSQRSPGLIYRNAKKSNTSNEEFKLLLLKKGSRSDSSYRMSATEILKSPILPKPPGDLTAESPQSPHEAHQGSPGTEALSPLSPCSPRVNAEGFSSKNFATSASARVGRSRAPPAASSSRYSVRCRLYNAPMQAISEGETENSDGSPHDDRSSQSST
- the NHS gene encoding Nance-Horan syndrome protein isoform X3 gives rise to the protein MPLACCMPKNAAVSNLDVESKLSVYYRAPWHQQRNIFLPATRPPCVEELHRQARQSLQALRREHRSRSDRREQRAAAPISVAAPPLPAYPPAHSQRRREAKDRHFLTFNSTRSPSPTECCHMTPWSRKSHPPEDEDTDVMLGQRPKNPVHNIPSTLDKQTNWSKALPLPTPEEKMKQDAQVISSCIIPINVTGVGFDREASIRCSLVHSQSVLQRRRKLRRRKTISGIPRRVQQEIDSDESPVARERNVIVHTNPDPSNTVNRRSGTRDSECQTEDILIAAPSRRRIRAQRGQSIAASLSHSAGNISALADKGDAMFTTAVSSRTRSRSLPREGNRGGDAEPKVGAKPSAYEEGEPFVGDQERTLPDCSEAPNSPSAQEHQPALSLACSQHLHSPQHKLNERGRSRLSRMAADSGSCDISSNSDTFGSPIHCISTAGVLLSSHMDQKDDHQSSSGNWSGSSSTCPSQTSETIPPAASPPLTGSSHCDSELSLNTAPHANEDTSVFVTEQYNDQLEKVRGHRTNSFTSTVADLLDDPNNSNTSDSEWNYLHHHHDASCRQDFSPERPKADSLGCPSFTSMATYDSFLEKSPSDKADTSSHFSVDTEGYYTSMHFDCGLKGSKNYVCHYAALGPENGQGIGVPPALSDCTWQDYLDHRRQGRPSISFRKPKAKPTPPKRSSSLRKSDGNADTSEKKEPKTSSGQLLPHSSREMKLPLDFSNTPSRMENANLPTKPEPSWMNQNEHGIKEPQLDTPDVPPFKDEGAESTHYADLWLLNDLKTNDPYRSLSNSSTATGTTVIECIKSPESSESQTSQSESRATTPSLPSVDNEFKLASPEKLAGLASPSSGYSSQSETPTSSFPTAFFSGPLSPGGSKRKPKVPERKSSLQQPSLKDGALSLSKDLELPIIPPTHLDLSALHNVLNKPFHHRHPLHVFSHNKQNTVGETLRSNPPPSLAITPTVLKSVNLRSISKSEEVKQKEGNNTDLPYLEESTVTTGKIRPHVMKKSLPCQYATEDTILSFLDSSAVEMGPDKLQLEKKHTFDVKHHCDPETVTSAGGNLLDSSVTRDQMHMESEPVSENKPSKSCDFLTEGFQRVSAARPNDSDGKTLQYGAGPDGALAQVQKLSFVDREEAAPPESVDVLTPQSDSPTRVTDIGYQLKPQLGMSHHHDKVPGNISSEVEISTINPCPEKCSEQENIASGISAKSASDNSGAEETQGSVDEVSLKESSPSDDSVISPLSEDSQAEAESVFVSPNKPRTTEDLFAVIHRSKRKVLGRKDSGDMSVRSKSRASLGSSSSNSAGSVTSPNSNVTTPNSQRSPGLIYRNAKKSNTSNEEFKLLLLKKGSRSDSSYRMSATEILKSPILPKPPGDLTAESPQSPHEAHQGSPGTEALSPLSPCSPRVNAEGFSSKNFATSASARVGRSRAPPAASSSRYSVRCRLYNAPMQAISEGETENSDGSPHDDRSSQSST
- the NHS gene encoding Nance-Horan syndrome protein isoform X2: MPTSPDGRIPGEPARGPAARPGRTGGRISAPGERSAGGLTRAEPEPERAPGEASLGPEPHRNPPGCSAVSNLDVESKLSVYYRAPWHQQRNIFLPATRPPCVEELHRQARQSLQALRREHRSRSDRREQRAAAPISVAAPPLPAYPPAHSQRRREAKDRHFLTFNSTRSPSPTECCHMTPWSRKSHPPEDEDTDVMLGQRPKNPVHNIPSTLDKQTNWSKALPLPTPEEKMKQDAQVISSCIIPINVTGVGFDREASIRCSLVHSQSVLQRRRKLRRRKTISGIPRRVQQEIDSDESPVARERNVIVHTNPDPSNTVNRRSGTRDSECQTEDILIAAPSRRRIRAQRGQSIAASLSHSAGNISALADKGDAMFTTAVSSRTRSRSLPREGNRGGDAEPKVGAKPSAYEEGEPFVGDQERTLPDCSEAPNSPSAQEHQPALSLACSQHLHSPQHKLNERGRSRLSRMAADSGSCDISSNSDTFGSPIHCISTAGVLLSSHMDQKDDHQSSSGNWSGSSSTCPSQTSETIPPAASPPLTGSSHCDSELSLNTAPHANEDTSVFVTEQYNDQLEKVRGHRTNSFTSTVADLLDDPNNSNTSDSEWNYLHHHHDASCRQDFSPERPKADSLGCPSFTSMATYDSFLEKSPSDKADTSSHFSVDTEGYYTSMHFDCGLKGSKNYVCHYAALGPENGQGIGVPPALSDCTWQDYLDHRRQGRPSISFRKPKAKPTPPKRSSSLRKSDGNADTSEKKEPKTSSGQLLPHSSREMKLPLDFSNTPSRMENANLPTKPEPSWMNQNEHGIKEPQLDTPDVPPFKDEGAESTHYADLWLLNDLKTNDPYRSLSNSSTATGTTVIECIKSPESSESQTSQSESRATTPSLPSVDNEFKLASPEKLAGLASPSSGYSSQSETPTSSFPTAFFSGPLSPGGSKRKPKVPERKSSLQQPSLKDGALSLSKDLELPIIPPTHLDLSALHNVLNKPFHHRHPLHVFSHNKQNTVGETLRSNPPPSLAITPTVLKSVNLRSISKSEEVKQKEGNNTDLPYLEESTVTTGKIRPHVMKKSLPCQYATEDTILSFLDSSAVEMGPDKLQLEKKHTFDVKHHCDPETVTSAGGNLLDSSVTRDQMHMESEPVSENKPSKSCDFLTEGFQRVSAARPNDSDGKTLQYGAGPDGALAQVQKLSFVDREEAAPPESVDVLTPQSDSPTRVTDIGYQLKPQLGMSHHHDKVPGNISSEVEISTINPCPEKCSEQENIASGISAKSASDNSGAEETQGSVDEVSLKESSPSDDSVISPLSEDSQAEAESVFVSPNKPRTTEDLFAVIHRSKRKVLGRKDSGDMSVRSKSRASLGSSSSNSAGSVTSPNSNVTTPNSQRSPGLIYRNAKKSNTSNEEFKLLLLKKGSRSDSSYRMSATEILKSPILPKPPGDLTAESPQSPHEAHQGSPGTEALSPLSPCSPRVNAEGFSSKNFATSASARVGRSRAPPAASSSRYSVRCRLYNAPMQAISEGETENSDGSPHDDRSSQSST